Proteins co-encoded in one Setaria viridis chromosome 9, Setaria_viridis_v4.0, whole genome shotgun sequence genomic window:
- the LOC117838677 gene encoding C-terminal binding protein AN encodes MAHSPAPSGGGGQQPLVVSLNCLDDPSLEQEGLAGVAAVEHVPLSAVASGRVEAAAAVLLPSLAFLPRAAQRRLRPWQLLLCLGSADRAADAALAADLGLRLVHVDANRAEEVADTVMALILGLLRRTHLLSRQASSAPAAVAAGWLGSVQPMCRGMRRCRGLVLGIIGRSAAARCLATRSLAFRMSVLYFDPRYVANGETKRPSIVFPSAARRMDTLNDLLAASDLVSLHCALTNDTMHILNADCLQHIKPGAFIVNTGSCQLIDDCALKQLLIDGTIAGCALDGAEGPQWMEAWVREMPNVLILPRSADYSEEVWMEIREKAITMLQSFFFDGILPTSAISDEDDEISEAGNEDDHLDTQAKDSQSQIFDAEIDESHLTLEYEKKRAVSHHKEPQASGKSVNIGSRSEGRRSRSGKKGKKRPAHRRSQQKPDDLSAVESDSNYSSRRDDDTAMSSRDQVVSSSSRFASPEDSKYKQKSLVDSPMEITSEKKVPILLSRKYPDKLKDGFVVALRARDNSGYHVARQRVVGGGGWILDVVSNATNRDPAAQFLVTFKNKDTMGLRSFVAGGKLLQINRKTEFVFASHSFDVWESWMLDGSLLESCKLINCRNPSAVLDVCIEILAAASEEDGVTRWLD; translated from the exons tcctcccgcgcgccgcccagcgccgcctgCGGCCCTGGCAGCTCCTGCTCTGCCTCGGCTCCGCggaccgcgccgccgacgccgccctcgccgccgacctcggcctccgcctcgtccacgTCGACGCCAACCGCGCCGAGGAGGTCGCCGACACCGTCATGGCGCTCATCCTCGGCCTGCTCCGCCGGACGCACCTGCTCTCGCGCCAGGCCTCCTCGGCCCcggccgcggtcgccgccggaTGGCTCGGCTCCGTCCAGCCGATGTGCCGCGGCATGCGGCGATGCCGCGGCCTCGTGCTGGGCATCATTGgccggtccgccgccgcccgctgcctcGCGACGCGCAGCCTCGCATTTCGGATGAGCGTGCTCTACTTCGATCCGCGCTATGTG GCCAATGGGGAAACAAAGAGGCCTTCTATTGTGTTTCCTTCTGCAGCGAGGAGAATGGATACTCTCAACGATTTATTAGCAGCAAGTGACCTTGTTTCACTGCATTGTGCGTTAACGAATGACACCATGCATATACTTAACGCAGACTGTCTGCAGCACATAAAACCTG GAGCTTTCATTGTCAATACTGGTAGTTGCCAGCTTATAGATGACTGTGCACTCAAACAGCTCTTGATTGATGGTACCATAGCTGGTTGCGCATTGGATGGTGCTGAAGGTCCACAGTGGATGGAAGCATGG GTGAGGGAGATGCCAAATGTTTTAATTCTTCCACGGAGTGCAGATTACAGCGAAGAAGTGTGGATGGAAATAAGAGAGAAAGCAATCACTATGTTACAGTCCTTTTTCTTTGATGGTATTCTTCCAACTAGTGCAATTtctgatgaagatgatgaaataAGTGAAGCTGGAAATGAAGATGATCATCTAGACACACAGGCAAAAGATAGCCAGTCACAGATTTTTGATGCTGAAATAGATGAAAGCCACTTAACTCTGGAGTATGAAAAGAAAAGAGCCGTGTCCCACCATAAAGAGCCTCAGGCTTCTGGAAAATCTGTAAACATTGGCTCCCGATCTGAAGGAAGGCGTAGTCGAtcaggaaagaaaggaaaaaagaggcCTGCTCATCGCAGATCTCAGCAGAAACCTGATGACTTGTCTGCTGTAGAGAGTGATAGTAATTATTCCTCACGGAGAGATGATGACACTGCAATGAGTAGCAGGGACCAGGTTGTAAGTTCCAGTTCACGATTTGCCTCTCCTGAGGACTCAAAATACAAGCAGAAATCTCTTGTTGATTCACCAATGGAAATAACATCTGAAAAGAAGGTGCCTATACTGCTCAGTAGAAAATATCCTGATAAACTGAAAGATGGTTTTGTTGTTGCATTGAGAGCAAGAGATAATTCAGGGTACCATGTTGCGAGACAGAGAGtagttggtggtggtggctggatTCTTGATGTTGTGTCAAATGCTACAAACAGAGATCCTGCTGCTCAGTTCCTAGTTACTTTCAAAAACAAG GATACTATGGGGCTACGATCCTTTGTTGCTGGTGGTAAACTACTGCAG ATTAATAGGAAGACGGAGTTTGTATTTGCAAGCCATTCTTTCGATGTTTGGGAAAGCTGGATGCTGGATGGTTCTTTGCTGGAGAGTTGTAAGCTTATCAACTGCAGAAATCCATCG GCTGTTCTGGACGTGTGCATTGAGATCCTTGCAGCTGCAAGTGAAGAAGATGGAGTCACTCGGTGGCTTGATTAG